A region of Lycium barbarum isolate Lr01 chromosome 3, ASM1917538v2, whole genome shotgun sequence DNA encodes the following proteins:
- the LOC132631254 gene encoding uncharacterized protein LOC132631254, translating to MDTDVISDGNKGESLPDYSIVKKLKGCYESPRAESVKRLPQLPTKPSDPLGPITPDSIREGGDHVDGCCSPASSSRHRTLCFNSQLYDNPVYSNKGSPRTPKGLGFDPFAPGPDKLMLAPQCKKYFTDSRAKVMRQLSFEESMNFNGDVDHSDNVGTVSEDEMLFEMLYTSLLEVITSKQKEDLHSKASTQLSDSDGYTTPPSAPRLSGVADTCPAAPMKPAYRFNNIDQGLCKKLIF from the coding sequence ATGGATACTGATGTCATTTCTGATGGAAATAAGGGAGAAAGTTTGCCTGACTACTCCATTGTTAAGAAATTGAAGGGGTGTTATGAGTCACCAAGAGCAGAAAGTGTTAAGCGGTTGCCTCAATTGCCAACAAAACCATCTGATCCTTTAGGTCCAATCACTCCTGATTCCATCCGAGAAGGTGGCGACCACGTAGATGGGTGTTGTTCACCGGCTTCTTCTTCTCGTCACAGGACTCTTTGCTTCAATTCTCAACTATATGACAACCCGGTTTACTCAAATAAAGGAAGTCCACGGACTCCGAAGGGGTTGGGGTTTGATCCATTTGCTCCTGGACCAGATAAACTCATGCTTGCCCCACAGTGTAAAAAATATTTTACTGATTCACGAGCCAAAGTGATGCGTCAGCTTAGCTTTGAGGAGTCTATGAATTTCAATGGAGATGTTGATCACTCGGACAATGTGGGAACTGTGTCCGAGGATGAGATGTTATTTGAAATGTTGTACACTTCTCTCCTAGAAGTTATTACTTCAAAACAAAAAGAGGATCTTCATTCGAAAGCCTCAACTCAACTTTCAGATTCTGATGGATACACGACACCTCCCTCTGCACCTCGTCTTAGTGGAGTTGCTGATACTTGCCCTGCTGCTCCTATGAAGCCTGCATATCGGTTTAATAATATTGACCAGGGATTATGCAAAAAGCTTATATTTTGA